In one Haloplanus salinus genomic region, the following are encoded:
- a CDS encoding AAA family ATPase, with amino-acid sequence MRIKEVTLENVKSYGERTSIDLRGGVTAILGENGSGKSTIQEAIGFALFDSLPFNNNEFVREGASSGTVEVVIEFGQEDDVEVYRVTRSAGRSNYGVARYDEPTDEWVSQDIDSKNALIDWLCARFDVDGKDDLRSLWKSCVGVPQTRFLSDFAQTPRNRKSTFDELLGVDAYEESFKGALKQVPDTIETKQEEVRGEIQKLTGEIQGLPDKRSRKAELEGQIQSISTEITETESELTEVEKEFDELDTVKDRIEELETDIEKLEQDIDAKEGALDTAKSELSKAREAAKKCEEAAEGHEKYEVAKDREEVLSERKKELDALEDQLSEQEARLQRLKDREETLQEQAEKHQEAKESLEKHGQEKERYEELGEKISELEGEQKTVDRLEGEIEGLDDEAHETLLELREKEELIAEIEEEAEDAPDADELRDEIGDKRADRKSLATEKKDIEEHLAILRDADSDAPCPTCGKSLDPEDREERIEEQEARLKDIESERSKLKEKIEQLQEELAEAERVEGRVSKLEIHRESVAELERELADIQRERKEKDERITQLEEEVDTLPALREERTSLEDAKDAYYQAKARVDDYSDAPEELAELKGDIKETVGRIEQTEEELTEYAGVDEELEQLRTKLGKHEEEYKKYERNKQAAEQLEKREQAVDTLQDEIDGLEDKKRELEHDLSERQEEFDPEEHQQLEKRADTLDDKVTKLGVQKSEREDQHQEVTAEVERLEAKLEERSEKVETLRDLTANYNFAKWVRKNVRKAGPKMREVITSRIGTRANSIFRSIRGRNAEQLEWTSDYDIVVVDADVRKSFSTLSGGEKMAAALAVRLAILEQMSGLGIAFLDEPTANLDQQKKANLVDQLNALDTFEQLTVISHDSTFETMTDHSIVIEKPEQTSEVVSD; translated from the coding sequence GTGAGAATCAAAGAAGTCACTCTAGAAAACGTCAAATCCTACGGGGAGAGGACAAGCATCGACCTACGGGGGGGCGTCACGGCTATCCTCGGAGAGAACGGCTCTGGGAAGTCGACGATACAGGAAGCAATCGGCTTCGCTCTCTTCGACTCACTGCCGTTCAACAACAACGAATTCGTTCGTGAGGGGGCATCCTCCGGAACGGTTGAGGTCGTCATCGAATTCGGTCAAGAAGACGATGTTGAGGTGTACAGAGTGACTCGTTCCGCCGGCCGCTCAAATTATGGTGTCGCCCGCTATGACGAGCCGACCGACGAGTGGGTGAGTCAGGATATCGATTCGAAGAATGCCTTGATCGATTGGCTCTGTGCTCGGTTCGATGTGGACGGCAAGGACGACTTACGGAGTCTCTGGAAGTCTTGTGTCGGAGTGCCTCAGACCCGATTCCTGTCTGACTTCGCACAAACACCACGCAACCGGAAATCCACTTTTGATGAACTTCTCGGCGTCGATGCCTACGAAGAGTCGTTCAAGGGCGCTCTGAAGCAGGTGCCAGATACGATCGAGACAAAGCAGGAAGAAGTTCGGGGAGAGATTCAGAAGCTAACGGGAGAGATACAGGGTCTTCCGGACAAACGCTCGAGGAAAGCCGAGCTAGAAGGTCAGATCCAGTCCATCTCTACGGAGATTACGGAGACGGAATCCGAACTCACCGAGGTCGAGAAAGAGTTCGACGAGCTAGACACCGTCAAGGATCGAATTGAGGAGCTAGAGACGGATATTGAAAAGCTCGAACAGGATATCGATGCTAAGGAAGGGGCCCTAGACACCGCAAAGTCGGAACTCTCGAAGGCGCGTGAGGCAGCCAAGAAATGCGAAGAGGCAGCGGAGGGGCACGAAAAATACGAGGTGGCAAAGGACAGAGAAGAGGTGCTCAGCGAGCGGAAAAAAGAGCTTGACGCACTCGAAGACCAACTCTCGGAGCAGGAGGCCAGACTCCAACGTCTGAAGGACAGGGAGGAAACTCTACAGGAGCAGGCCGAGAAACATCAAGAGGCCAAAGAGAGCCTCGAAAAGCACGGGCAGGAGAAGGAACGTTATGAGGAGTTAGGAGAGAAGATATCCGAGCTGGAAGGCGAGCAGAAGACGGTCGACCGACTGGAGGGGGAGATAGAGGGTCTGGACGATGAGGCACACGAGACCCTACTAGAACTTCGAGAAAAAGAAGAACTCATCGCGGAGATTGAGGAAGAGGCAGAGGACGCCCCCGATGCCGATGAACTCCGGGATGAGATCGGAGACAAGCGAGCGGATCGCAAGTCGCTCGCAACCGAAAAGAAAGACATCGAAGAACATCTCGCGATTCTGCGGGATGCCGACTCCGATGCTCCCTGTCCAACGTGTGGGAAATCGTTGGATCCGGAAGATCGTGAGGAGAGAATCGAGGAGCAGGAGGCTCGGCTGAAAGATATTGAATCAGAGCGCTCCAAGTTGAAGGAGAAGATCGAACAACTACAAGAAGAGCTAGCAGAAGCTGAACGAGTCGAGGGCCGCGTATCGAAATTAGAGATCCACCGTGAGTCGGTTGCCGAACTGGAACGCGAACTGGCCGACATCCAGAGAGAACGGAAAGAGAAGGATGAGAGAATCACTCAGCTCGAAGAGGAGGTCGACACTCTGCCGGCGCTTCGAGAGGAACGTACCTCGCTCGAGGATGCGAAAGATGCGTACTACCAAGCAAAGGCCCGTGTCGATGATTACTCCGACGCTCCTGAGGAGTTAGCGGAACTCAAGGGAGATATCAAGGAGACTGTCGGGAGGATCGAGCAAACCGAGGAAGAGTTGACCGAGTACGCGGGTGTCGACGAAGAGCTGGAGCAACTCAGGACCAAACTCGGGAAGCACGAAGAGGAGTACAAGAAGTACGAGCGGAACAAGCAAGCGGCAGAACAGCTAGAAAAGCGAGAACAAGCCGTCGATACTCTACAAGATGAGATTGATGGGCTAGAGGATAAAAAGCGAGAGCTGGAGCACGACCTCTCTGAACGGCAGGAAGAGTTCGACCCTGAGGAACACCAGCAACTTGAAAAACGGGCTGACACGCTTGACGACAAGGTAACAAAACTCGGAGTTCAGAAGAGCGAGAGAGAAGACCAACATCAGGAAGTCACCGCTGAAGTCGAGCGTTTGGAAGCCAAACTGGAGGAGCGATCTGAGAAGGTTGAAACGCTACGCGACCTCACGGCCAACTATAATTTCGCCAAGTGGGTCCGGAAAAACGTCCGCAAGGCCGGGCCGAAGATGCGAGAGGTAATTACCAGTAGGATTGGCACTCGTGCGAACTCTATCTTCCGGTCGATCCGGGGGCGCAACGCGGAGCAACTTGAGTGGACATCGGACTACGACATCGTCGTCGTAGATGCTGATGTCCGTAAATCCTTCTCGACGCTGTCGGGCGGGGAAAAGATGGCAGCAGCACTTGCAGTGCGGTTGGCTATCCTCGAGCAGATGTCGGGACTGGGAATCGCATTCCTCGACGAGCCGACCGCAAATCTAGACCAGCAAAAAAAGGCCAACCTCGTGGACCAGTTGAACGCGCTCGACACCTTTGAACAGCTCACCGTCATCAGTCACGACTCGACGTTCGAAACGATGACGGACCACAGCATCGTCATCGAGAAGCCAGAGCAAACCTCTGAAGTGGTGAGTGACTGA
- a CDS encoding metallophosphoesterase family protein, giving the protein MNIAHLADIHLGHRQYGLKQREDDMANSFVATLKLILKQDPDAILLPGDLFHSRDLRPKILEDAEKGLELVPDDVPVLVSRGNHDENLTPRDVTWLNYLHRREHIVLLEADLDSTPETADFTPYGDRTDKAGFYDIETESGTIRVFGLQWRGAQTDTALEKIADGIESNNEEYGEPDYTILLSHFGIEDEVPSLGGNITHTELREVRDVVDYLALGHIHKRYDSAGWIYNPGSPEAHSTREARDDWNHGYYSIELTPAGDTYDGPGAFKHSVEHHQARRRPYFSPPAFDVTPYDSFGELRDAFHDHIDEQNDSLDAELREEEFTKGGELRQPMVDLQFEGTLQFDRGDLAIEELAEWTEEAYDALYVQTNTSRITSADIEELLSEIDDDEVFVDGRLRTEALEQRVFETIASESQYSDHAEEVASLLGDAHRMAKSGEGADDIADVVTELRRELFSNSTESVSIDVPEDPFASEDQQEPANGVSGETSDDRNSTEESRSETGEVPSTDGGDRQ; this is encoded by the coding sequence ATGAACATCGCACATCTGGCCGACATCCATCTTGGCCACCGACAATACGGTTTGAAACAGCGTGAGGATGACATGGCAAACTCGTTCGTAGCGACGCTCAAACTCATCCTCAAGCAGGACCCAGATGCCATTCTGCTTCCCGGAGACTTGTTCCACTCACGGGACCTACGTCCCAAAATCCTCGAAGATGCGGAGAAGGGTCTCGAATTGGTTCCTGACGACGTTCCCGTCCTCGTTTCCCGAGGAAACCACGATGAGAACCTCACACCACGGGACGTGACGTGGCTGAACTATCTCCATCGACGAGAACACATCGTCCTGCTTGAAGCAGATCTAGATTCCACCCCCGAAACCGCCGACTTCACACCGTATGGAGATCGAACAGACAAAGCTGGATTCTACGATATCGAGACCGAGTCAGGTACTATTCGGGTATTTGGCCTACAGTGGCGAGGCGCTCAGACAGATACTGCTCTTGAGAAGATTGCTGACGGGATCGAGTCGAACAACGAAGAATACGGGGAACCGGATTATACGATACTTCTTAGCCACTTCGGGATCGAAGACGAAGTTCCGTCGCTCGGAGGGAATATCACACATACAGAGCTTCGTGAGGTGAGGGATGTCGTCGACTACCTCGCACTAGGCCACATTCACAAGCGGTACGATTCGGCTGGTTGGATTTACAATCCCGGTTCGCCGGAAGCACACTCGACACGCGAAGCGCGAGACGACTGGAACCACGGATACTACTCCATCGAACTCACTCCTGCGGGAGACACGTACGATGGGCCGGGAGCGTTCAAACATAGCGTTGAGCATCATCAGGCTCGTCGACGCCCGTACTTCAGTCCGCCTGCTTTCGATGTCACTCCGTACGATTCGTTCGGCGAACTTCGGGATGCTTTCCACGACCACATTGATGAACAGAACGACTCGCTTGATGCTGAACTTCGCGAGGAGGAGTTCACCAAGGGTGGGGAGCTCCGTCAACCGATGGTCGATCTACAATTCGAGGGAACGTTACAATTCGATCGAGGCGACCTCGCAATTGAGGAGCTCGCCGAATGGACGGAGGAAGCGTACGATGCGCTCTACGTCCAGACGAACACTAGCCGTATCACGTCTGCTGATATCGAGGAACTTCTCTCCGAGATAGATGATGACGAAGTATTCGTGGACGGGCGGCTGCGAACGGAAGCACTCGAACAGCGTGTCTTCGAGACGATCGCATCAGAGTCCCAGTACAGCGACCATGCTGAAGAGGTGGCATCACTTCTTGGCGACGCCCACCGGATGGCGAAGAGTGGTGAAGGGGCGGATGACATCGCGGATGTCGTGACAGAGCTTCGGCGCGAGTTGTTCTCGAATTCCACCGAAAGCGTGTCGATAGATGTACCAGAGGATCCCTTCGCTAGCGAAGACCAACAAGAGCCTGCCAACGGCGTCTCCGGGGAGACATCAGATGACCGTAATTCTACTGAGGAGAGCAGAAGCGAGACTGGAGAGGTCCCAAGTACAGACGGAGGTGACCGCCAGTGA
- a CDS encoding HFX_2341 family transcriptional regulator domain-containing protein, whose translation MDVIERVHIAPLGYEYDRIVLPILNQKADRAILIDYRNDEQRPPYHEQVRDDLRDANVTVENREADIFSLHDSIGTVARLIRENSRHQVYVNLASGSKVMAIGGMIGCMAEGATPYYVRAEEYKFDGQEPLSRGIKETFALPAYPVEQPTSEHIQILRALRDNGPLSKGELIDLGQHESLPFVEKSETDSRRGKYRTLEARVTDPLEQRGYVTLETVGRRTLVEITESGQSHLQAFEYMIEVNETP comes from the coding sequence ATGGACGTAATTGAACGAGTTCACATCGCACCTCTGGGATACGAATACGATCGGATCGTCTTACCCATATTGAATCAGAAGGCAGATCGGGCGATACTCATTGACTACCGTAATGATGAGCAGCGACCACCGTACCACGAACAAGTTCGAGACGATCTCCGGGATGCAAATGTCACCGTTGAAAACCGTGAGGCGGATATTTTCTCACTCCATGACTCAATCGGAACGGTTGCTCGATTAATTAGAGAGAATTCGAGACACCAAGTCTATGTAAATCTCGCCTCAGGATCGAAGGTAATGGCGATCGGTGGGATGATCGGCTGTATGGCTGAGGGGGCCACTCCGTATTATGTGAGAGCAGAGGAATACAAGTTCGACGGACAGGAGCCCCTCTCAAGAGGAATTAAGGAAACCTTCGCACTTCCTGCATATCCGGTAGAGCAGCCAACATCAGAGCACATTCAAATCCTGCGTGCTCTCAGAGACAACGGTCCTCTTTCGAAGGGAGAGTTGATAGATCTCGGGCAGCACGAATCTCTACCTTTCGTTGAGAAATCAGAGACTGATAGTCGGAGAGGAAAATATCGAACACTGGAAGCCCGAGTCACTGATCCACTTGAACAGAGGGGATACGTCACACTCGAGACTGTTGGGCGAAGAACTCTGGTTGAGATTACTGAGAGTGGTCAGAGCCATCTCCAAGCTTTTGAATATATGATTGAGGTTAACGAGACGCCCTAA
- a CDS encoding ATP-binding protein, whose product MSSLGSETSTEDGGKELIGTVAGPGDDPNEFVVVTPDDQAVKTGEFISYTVPVDGTGREVIARVTNREQARGLPETFMADPNVAPEAVASTLGVPTDDIDLYRLEATVIGFYDTGMQTFSNPRQLPSPGTRLWTAPNEMLEAILPNLGVDEQEATDANGSVDLSRINVEEREGLAHMGWLLNREANAVDVHIPIDEFAATHLAILASTGSGKSYTAGVLMEEMMMPDSRASLLVFDPHGEYSSLSEMRGNGIFASDDYHPEVEYFTPENLRIRISELNVGDVMSILDNPSDRMQERLDSGWRAMQRRESRTWGIDDLLEEMRDQYGDDDSSVGALEWRLRRSIQRNDLFTTDVNVPLDDLVAPGRCTVLQMDTLGRRDQQMIATVLLRRLYQARLAAVRGRGDEEGYDGEIIEQPLFALFEEGHRFAPSTGEAPSLEIMRTVTSEGRKFGFGLGIISQRPSKIDQDVLSQCGTQVTMQIQNPTDQDAIKNSVEAAGEEVLRELPGLTPGQAVVSGDAMNTPVLIQVRERHTTHGAGSIPATSQWKQAHEQRNEQPGRTESADMGGGESTGEEDLL is encoded by the coding sequence ATGAGTTCTCTCGGATCGGAAACCTCCACGGAAGACGGTGGAAAAGAGCTCATCGGAACAGTCGCTGGACCCGGTGACGATCCGAACGAATTCGTCGTAGTCACTCCTGACGATCAGGCTGTCAAGACTGGAGAATTCATCTCGTACACGGTCCCAGTCGACGGAACAGGCAGAGAGGTCATCGCACGGGTCACGAACCGCGAACAGGCTAGGGGGTTACCAGAGACGTTCATGGCGGATCCGAACGTTGCTCCGGAGGCCGTTGCATCAACGCTTGGTGTTCCAACGGATGATATCGATCTGTATCGACTTGAGGCGACAGTCATCGGATTCTACGACACGGGAATGCAGACATTCTCGAACCCTCGCCAGCTCCCGAGTCCGGGAACACGTCTGTGGACCGCTCCTAACGAGATGTTGGAGGCGATACTGCCGAACCTCGGGGTCGATGAGCAAGAGGCGACTGATGCCAACGGGTCGGTCGATCTTAGTCGCATCAATGTGGAGGAACGAGAAGGCCTCGCGCACATGGGCTGGCTGCTTAACCGGGAGGCGAATGCAGTCGACGTTCACATACCTATCGACGAATTCGCGGCCACTCACCTCGCTATCCTCGCTTCCACAGGATCAGGGAAGTCGTACACGGCAGGTGTCCTGATGGAAGAGATGATGATGCCCGATTCTCGGGCATCGCTTCTGGTATTTGACCCTCATGGAGAGTACAGTTCTCTTTCTGAGATGCGTGGCAACGGAATATTTGCTAGCGATGACTACCATCCGGAAGTTGAATACTTTACACCGGAGAATCTGCGGATTCGGATCTCTGAATTGAACGTCGGCGACGTGATGTCGATCCTCGATAATCCCAGTGATCGGATGCAGGAGCGGTTGGATAGCGGATGGCGTGCGATGCAACGTCGAGAGTCACGGACATGGGGGATCGATGACCTACTTGAGGAGATGCGGGATCAGTATGGTGACGACGACTCCAGTGTCGGTGCACTAGAATGGCGGTTGCGACGATCGATTCAGCGGAACGACCTATTCACGACCGATGTGAATGTACCTCTTGACGATCTGGTAGCTCCCGGCCGATGTACTGTCCTCCAAATGGACACTCTCGGTCGTCGCGACCAGCAAATGATCGCAACCGTCCTGTTGCGACGGTTGTATCAGGCTCGGTTGGCAGCAGTTCGAGGCCGTGGAGACGAAGAGGGATATGATGGCGAGATCATCGAGCAACCGCTATTTGCACTCTTTGAGGAAGGTCACCGGTTTGCCCCCTCGACTGGTGAGGCACCATCTCTCGAGATTATGCGGACGGTCACGTCTGAAGGCCGAAAATTCGGATTCGGATTGGGAATAATAAGCCAGCGACCCTCGAAGATTGATCAAGACGTGTTGTCCCAATGTGGGACGCAGGTAACGATGCAGATCCAGAATCCGACTGACCAAGATGCGATCAAAAATAGTGTCGAAGCTGCCGGCGAGGAAGTGCTTCGAGAGCTTCCCGGATTAACCCCGGGACAAGCAGTGGTTTCGGGCGACGCAATGAATACCCCCGTACTGATTCAGGTCAGAGAGCGCCACACAACCCATGGAGCTGGTAGTATCCCAGCCACTTCTCAGTGGAAGCAAGCACATGAGCAACGCAATGAGCAGCCGGGCCGAACCGAATCTGCCGACATGGGTGGAGGAGAATCCACCGGAGAAGAGGATCTACTATAG
- a CDS encoding phospholipase D family protein, which yields MDYTIPITVPAREGGEEVAIDLELAMVKSWPTFVDYFGDARVLRAVTYSQSPQIIHQLFASNDLDLEHLEVVVGDYRQAEYRKDLQGDLDLAKHLTHLLDEDQLNLYTLDKRVTLHSKLYLAENRDGSRTVVFGSPNLSKQAWSGNQTNLVVVFRTNGDSIIDEYADRLYEAHREECELFMKDLTEQLSETEDPEERERVYDLWVDGTVPSDNPTGDLHRRIVEMFDEDDERVRRINVVSDAEEAEEVVALQADGSGDVDATDVQQDRQMRLSPQGLEEPVKQAESTLSRHNVSVKPTELRGSAAGFDRYLRRFNDDFPTMWVNREKKIVRMQLDNTTLEMTAALPDDSKEVSEALAHIEEYIETVDRFGDAKRPEETMAHFYEAVIYVFWAPFANYFAQEYANRDGAELDKDLPFLYIHGQNDSGKGMFLRFAANLISNGAVAEPVEGQQFTKDAIDRCRSSNTVFPFLVDDVDKDRVERDIIKTYWTGAWDGSVAFPTFVFTSNDGNPKSEYRTRMKMLEFDVVFDVEGHEREETARLIKEQNRLFPWFAHLLFQKQITLPDQDDKLAVAREVFRELYEYAGRELPAYFPKDGPAERIYDHGRRKWRQAHQTGLFTIEEKNDILLADFSENLDGYAVFKYDKVVPSTIRTEVQKTRIQFDQPERFYEWTGIKPKSAGWWSRLWK from the coding sequence ATGGATTACACGATCCCAATCACAGTCCCGGCGCGAGAGGGTGGAGAAGAGGTGGCAATCGACCTCGAACTCGCGATGGTCAAATCGTGGCCCACGTTCGTCGACTACTTCGGCGACGCGCGTGTACTCCGCGCAGTCACCTACTCACAATCTCCCCAGATTATCCATCAGCTATTCGCGAGTAATGACCTCGACCTCGAGCATCTGGAGGTCGTTGTCGGGGACTACCGACAGGCAGAATACCGCAAAGACTTACAGGGAGATCTCGACCTCGCGAAACATCTGACTCATCTACTGGATGAGGATCAGCTAAATCTATATACGCTTGACAAGCGCGTCACGCTCCACAGCAAACTCTACCTCGCGGAGAATCGTGATGGGTCACGAACGGTGGTCTTTGGCTCTCCGAACCTCTCGAAGCAAGCGTGGTCGGGGAATCAGACCAATCTCGTCGTGGTATTCCGCACTAATGGAGATTCCATTATCGATGAGTACGCGGACAGACTCTACGAAGCTCACCGTGAGGAGTGTGAACTATTCATGAAGGACCTCACAGAACAATTGTCTGAGACGGAAGATCCAGAAGAGCGTGAGCGAGTCTACGATCTCTGGGTGGACGGGACTGTTCCTTCCGACAATCCGACCGGAGACCTCCATCGGCGCATCGTAGAGATGTTTGATGAGGATGATGAGCGAGTGCGACGGATCAATGTGGTTTCCGACGCCGAAGAAGCGGAAGAAGTCGTTGCCCTCCAAGCCGATGGGAGTGGTGATGTCGACGCGACGGATGTCCAGCAGGATCGGCAGATGCGCCTTTCGCCTCAGGGACTTGAGGAGCCAGTGAAGCAGGCGGAGTCGACTCTTTCACGACACAATGTCTCGGTCAAGCCAACGGAGCTGCGGGGCTCCGCAGCCGGCTTCGATCGTTACCTCCGCCGATTCAATGACGACTTCCCGACAATGTGGGTAAATCGGGAGAAGAAGATCGTCCGGATGCAACTCGACAATACCACACTCGAAATGACGGCTGCTTTGCCAGACGACAGCAAGGAGGTCTCTGAGGCACTGGCTCATATCGAGGAATACATAGAGACGGTCGACCGGTTTGGAGACGCAAAGCGACCGGAAGAAACTATGGCCCACTTCTACGAAGCCGTCATCTACGTCTTCTGGGCACCGTTCGCGAACTACTTCGCGCAGGAATATGCCAATCGCGATGGAGCTGAACTGGATAAGGACCTTCCCTTCCTCTACATCCACGGACAGAACGACTCCGGGAAGGGGATGTTCCTTCGATTCGCTGCGAATTTGATTTCGAACGGAGCCGTTGCAGAGCCCGTTGAGGGACAGCAGTTCACGAAAGATGCGATCGACCGATGTCGCTCATCCAATACTGTGTTTCCCTTCCTCGTAGATGACGTGGACAAAGACAGAGTCGAGAGAGACATTATCAAAACCTACTGGACAGGGGCGTGGGATGGGTCGGTCGCTTTCCCCACGTTCGTATTCACATCAAATGACGGGAATCCGAAGTCAGAGTATCGGACCCGGATGAAGATGCTCGAATTCGATGTCGTATTCGACGTAGAAGGGCATGAACGGGAAGAGACTGCACGGTTAATTAAAGAGCAGAACCGGCTCTTCCCGTGGTTCGCTCACCTGCTCTTCCAGAAGCAGATCACTCTTCCCGATCAGGATGACAAACTCGCGGTCGCGCGCGAGGTATTCCGAGAGCTCTACGAATACGCAGGCCGGGAGTTGCCAGCATACTTCCCGAAAGATGGGCCCGCCGAGCGTATCTACGACCACGGCCGTCGGAAGTGGCGACAGGCCCACCAGACGGGTCTCTTCACCATCGAGGAAAAGAACGACATCCTGCTCGCAGATTTCTCGGAAAACCTCGACGGGTATGCCGTGTTCAAGTACGACAAGGTAGTTCCGTCGACGATCCGCACTGAAGTCCAGAAGACCCGTATCCAGTTCGACCAACCTGAACGATTCTACGAGTGGACTGGAATCAAACCAAAGTCGGCTGGATGGTGGAGCAGACTATGGAAGTAG
- a CDS encoding DNA double-strand break repair nuclease NurA: MPLDKAGVAAALDENIDAIRTYVEDDDDLVERYQEAFRNLPTMGTAEELRSELSQYSYPGAVPVDGFDSCDSLINHHAQSDAWESHEAVNDWARELLMDVPMLAADGSEIPPTTQFNVPLAYVQAAWCLNHHKPEGKLERARDGKLLGPTDVTRTGGEEGDEEYQFVDSSLVGLHRYEHEAAVLVEQIEELAADYKSNESDHPPIVLYDGPLVVSFANPKRPAVRTRYLEAVSRILAASQHHEIPVVGYVAGTNAVELSKMTRLLLQEDFGGDRTIPDARVLTGMMSPWGDATIPFLCRRDGSVDALKASYKGQKYRFANEIHFSYLKVPPGAGLDRLEFPGWLLDTTAPDGYKNLYEYTLTMIRAEAGVGRGYPEILQQADTDAVLNHQDREQFLRLLQSWGERNDVPIEWNAKALSKELRRR; the protein is encoded by the coding sequence ATGCCGCTGGATAAGGCAGGGGTGGCGGCCGCCCTTGATGAGAATATCGACGCGATTCGAACCTACGTCGAAGATGACGACGATCTCGTCGAACGATATCAGGAGGCGTTCCGAAACCTTCCAACGATGGGGACGGCGGAAGAGCTCCGGTCGGAACTGTCGCAATACTCGTACCCCGGAGCGGTTCCAGTCGATGGGTTCGATAGTTGTGACTCGCTGATCAATCACCACGCGCAGTCGGACGCGTGGGAAAGCCACGAAGCGGTAAACGACTGGGCGCGTGAGCTTTTGATGGACGTTCCGATGCTGGCGGCTGACGGGTCAGAAATCCCACCGACGACGCAGTTCAACGTCCCTCTTGCGTACGTCCAAGCAGCATGGTGTCTCAATCACCACAAACCAGAAGGGAAGCTCGAACGAGCACGCGATGGTAAGTTGTTGGGGCCAACAGACGTGACCCGTACTGGTGGGGAGGAAGGCGATGAAGAGTATCAATTCGTCGATAGCTCGTTGGTTGGGTTACATCGGTACGAACACGAAGCAGCGGTGCTCGTTGAACAAATCGAGGAGCTCGCGGCAGACTACAAATCGAATGAGTCCGATCATCCACCGATCGTTCTCTATGATGGGCCGCTAGTCGTCTCCTTTGCCAACCCGAAGCGACCTGCCGTTCGAACACGCTATCTTGAAGCAGTCAGTCGAATCCTCGCAGCGAGTCAGCACCACGAAATACCGGTCGTGGGATACGTGGCTGGGACAAACGCTGTCGAACTCTCGAAGATGACGCGGCTTCTGCTACAAGAGGACTTTGGGGGTGACCGGACCATTCCGGACGCGCGTGTACTCACCGGAATGATGAGTCCGTGGGGAGATGCGACAATCCCGTTCCTGTGTCGCCGCGATGGCAGTGTGGACGCGCTGAAAGCTTCGTACAAGGGTCAAAAGTACAGATTCGCAAACGAGATTCACTTCAGCTATCTCAAAGTCCCGCCCGGAGCTGGGTTAGATAGGCTGGAATTTCCGGGGTGGCTTCTGGATACAACTGCCCCAGATGGCTACAAAAACCTCTACGAGTACACTCTTACAATGATTCGAGCCGAAGCAGGAGTCGGACGGGGATACCCAGAAATCCTACAGCAGGCCGATACTGACGCAGTCCTCAATCATCAGGATCGGGAACAGTTCCTCCGACTCCTCCAGAGCTGGGGCGAAAGGAACGATGTTCCGATCGAGTGGAACGCCAAAGCACTCAGCAAGGAGTTGAGAAGGCGATGA